The following are encoded in a window of Sminthopsis crassicaudata isolate SCR6 chromosome 3, ASM4859323v1, whole genome shotgun sequence genomic DNA:
- the IDH1 gene encoding isocitrate dehydrogenase [NADP] cytoplasmic, which produces MSKKINGGSVVEMQGDEMTRVIWELIKDKLIFPYVNLDLHSYDLGMENRDATDDKVTIEAAEAIKKYNVGIKCATITPDEKRVEEFKLKKMWKSPNGTIRNILGGTVFREAIICKNIPRLVNGWVKPIIIGRHAYGDQYRATDFVVPGPGKVEITYTPRDGGEPMTFVVHDFEDCGGVAMGMYNLDRSIKDFAHSSFQMALSKGWPLYMSTKNTILKKYDGRFKDIFQEIYDKQYKPQFEAKKIWYEHRLIDDMVAQALKSEGGFVWACKNYDGDVQSDSIAQGYGSLGMMTSVLICPDGKTVESEAAHGTVTRHYRMHQKGQETSTNPIASIFAWTRGLAHRAKLDNNAELSTFATILEEVCVETIESGFMTKDLAACIKGLPNVQRSDYLNTFEFMDKLGENLKAKLSQAKL; this is translated from the exons CTATGACTTAGGAATGGAGAATCGTGATGCAACAGATGACAAGGTCACTATTGAAGCTGCAGAAGCTATTAAGAAATATAACGTGGGTATCAAATGTGCTACCATCACCCCAGATGAGAAGAGAGTGGAAGAATTTAAACTGAAGAAAATGTGGAAGTCACCAAATGGGACTATCCGAAATATCCTGGGTGGGACCGTTTTCAGGGAAGCAATTATCTGCAAAAACATCCCCAGACTTGTGAATGGCTGGGTTAAACCAATCATTATAGGCCGTCATGCTTATGGGGATCAA TATAGAGCAACTGATTTTGTAGTTCCTGGACCTGGAAAAGTGGAAATAACCTATACACCACGTGATGGAGGTGAACCTATGACATTTGTGGTCCATGATTTTGAAG ATTGTGGTGGTGTTGCCATGGGAATGTACAATCTTGACCGTTCAATCAAGGACTTTGCACACAGTTCTTTCCAGATGGCTCTATCTAAAGGCTGGCCTCTGTACATGAGTACCAAAAACACTATCCTGAAGAAATATGATGGGCGTTTTAAAGACATCTTTCAGGAAATATATGACAA GCAATACAAACCACAGTTTGAAGCCAAGAAGATATGGTATGAACACAGACTCATTGATGACATGGTAGCCCAAGCTCTGAAATCAGAGGGAGGCTTTGTCTGGGCCTGTAAGAATTACGATGGTGATGTGCAGTCTGACTCCATTGCACAAG GCTATGGATCTCTGGGAATGATGACTAGTGTACTGATCTGCCCAGATGGCAAGACAGTGGAATCAGAGGCTGCCCATGGCACGGTAACACGTCATTACCGCATGCATCAGAAAGGTCAAGAGACATCCACTAATCCAATTG ccTCCATTTTTGCCTGGACCAGAGGATTGGCTCACCGAGCTAAACTGGATAACAATGCAGAGCTCAGTACGTTTGCAACAATTTTGGAAGAAGTTTGTGTTGAGACCATTGAGTCTGGTTTCATGACCAAGGATTTAGCTGCCTGTATTAAAGGTTTACCCAA tgTGCAGCGATCTGACTACCTGAATACATTTGAGTTCATGGACAAACTTGGAGAAAACTTGAAGGCCAAACTATCTCAGGCTAAACTTTAA